From Kineosporia succinea, the proteins below share one genomic window:
- a CDS encoding ATP-binding protein, whose product MDPVRNPYAPGAGQRPPELAGRDTELDSFDVVLERISRGRPERSLVLIGLRGVGKTVLLNALRSAAVRKQWGTGKLEARPDTPLRRPLAAALHQAVRELAPANREDTSHVLGILKSFALKEVPAKTKTTLRDRWQPGIDVPAVPGRADSGDIEIDLVELFTDIAGVAAGAGRGIAVFIDEMQDLLPDDVSALCAACHELGQQGLPLVVVGAGLPHLPAVLSASKSYSERLFRYARIDRLDPEAAARALRSPAQEEGADFTEEALAAMYEVTAGYPYFIQAYGKGAWDVAPRTPITADDVKVAAPEAEAELAVGFFGSRYERATPAEREYLRAMADVSADLPPGLSMGDAGVSTSEIALVLGRKPQSLSPARDSLIKKGLIYSGERGRIAFTVPHFGRYLRRQATD is encoded by the coding sequence ATGGATCCGGTGCGCAATCCCTACGCCCCCGGTGCCGGGCAGCGGCCGCCCGAGCTGGCGGGGCGCGACACCGAGCTCGACAGTTTCGACGTGGTGCTGGAACGCATCAGCCGGGGCCGGCCCGAACGCAGCCTGGTGCTGATCGGCCTGCGCGGCGTCGGAAAGACCGTGCTGCTCAATGCTTTGCGCTCGGCCGCGGTGCGCAAGCAGTGGGGGACGGGCAAGCTCGAGGCCCGGCCCGACACCCCTCTGCGCCGTCCGCTGGCCGCCGCCCTGCATCAGGCCGTGCGGGAGCTGGCCCCGGCCAACCGCGAAGACACCAGCCATGTGCTGGGGATCCTGAAATCCTTTGCGCTGAAAGAGGTTCCGGCCAAGACCAAGACCACCCTGCGCGACCGCTGGCAGCCCGGCATCGACGTGCCCGCGGTGCCCGGCCGCGCCGACTCCGGTGACATCGAGATCGACCTGGTCGAGCTGTTCACCGACATCGCCGGGGTGGCGGCCGGCGCCGGGCGGGGCATCGCGGTGTTCATCGACGAGATGCAAGACCTGCTGCCCGACGACGTCTCGGCGCTCTGCGCGGCCTGTCACGAGCTGGGTCAGCAGGGTCTGCCCCTGGTGGTGGTCGGTGCCGGTCTGCCGCACCTGCCCGCGGTGCTCTCGGCCAGCAAGTCCTACTCCGAGCGGCTCTTTCGTTACGCCCGCATCGACCGGCTCGATCCGGAGGCCGCCGCCCGGGCCCTGCGCTCGCCCGCACAGGAAGAGGGTGCGGACTTCACCGAAGAGGCCCTGGCCGCGATGTACGAGGTCACGGCCGGGTACCCGTACTTCATCCAGGCCTACGGCAAGGGCGCGTGGGATGTCGCGCCGCGCACGCCGATCACCGCCGACGACGTGAAAGTGGCCGCCCCGGAGGCCGAGGCCGAGCTCGCGGTGGGCTTCTTCGGCTCCCGCTACGAGCGGGCCACCCCGGCCGAGCGGGAGTACCTGCGGGCCATGGCCGACGTCTCGGCCGATCTGCCGCCCGGTCTGTCGATGGGCGACGCGGGCGTGTCCACCTCCGAGATCGCGCTGGTGCTGGGCCGCAAGCCGCAGTCGCTGTCGCCGGCCCGCGACTCGCTGATCAAGAAGGGCCTGATCTACTCCGGTGAGCGCGGCCGGATCGCTTTCACCGTGCCGCATTTCGGGCGTTACCTCCGGCGTCAGGCTACTGATTGA